From a region of the Triticum aestivum cultivar Chinese Spring chromosome 7D, IWGSC CS RefSeq v2.1, whole genome shotgun sequence genome:
- the LOC123168094 gene encoding exonuclease V, chloroplastic isoform X3 yields MRPELEVEIVSDEEMAIIEAALAAAAAARPLLSSAAVRGAATLSCAAFPPAADIEDSAPPPRRSLLSRYRERRALAVTDITATEWCDKQMEFVLEHGKPERTEAMKAGSDRHAQLEQEVIERVDIAVRSAEESWAVKFMNFIVGSNQLLFNGMTRELPVIGVVEGSWMVGIIDELRMPVDGISFHPILVDTKTRFKATIPSEAQKRNGRLQLMCYKYLWDSSISEKFPAENFFSYFDLNPDFLLSDDVKRYISSIGFNAQTFGDVMKFYKITCHTLSRSQEQLILR; encoded by the exons ATGCGCCCTGAGCTCGAGGTGGAGATCGTGAGCGACGAGGAGATGGCCATcatcgaggccgcgctcgccgccgccgccgcagcccggcccctcctctcctccgccgccgtccgCGGCGCCGCCACCCTCTCCTGCGCGGCCTTCCCGCCCGCGGCCGACATCGAggactccgcgccgccgccgcggaggTCGCTGCTGTCCCGGTACAGGGAGCGCCGTGCCCTCGCCGTCACCGACATCACCGCCACG GAGTGGTGTGATAAGCAGATGGAGTTCGTCCTGGAGCACGGCAAGCCGGAGAGGACCGAGGCCATGAAGGCCGGCTCTGACCGCCACGCCCAGCTCGAGCAAGAG GTTATTGAGAGAGTCGATATTGCCGTTAGATCTGCAGAAGAATCGTGGGCagtcaaattcatgaactttatcgTTGGATCAAACCAATTATTGTTCAACGGCATGACACGGGAACTTCCAGT GATTGGGGTTGTTGAAGGTTCATGGATGGTAGGAATTATTGATGAACTCCGAATGCCTGTGGATGGAATTTCTTTTCATCCAATTCTGGTGGATACAAAGACACGTTTCAAAGCAACAATTCCCTCGGAAGCACAAAAAAGAAatggaag GCTTCAGCTGATGTGTTATAAGTACCTATGGGACAGTTCGATTTCTGAGAAATTCCCAGCAGAGAATTTCTTCAGCTATTTTGACTTGAACCCCGACTTCTTGTTATCAGATGATGTCAAGCGGTACATTAGCTCAATTGGTTTCAATGCACAG ACTTTCGGGGATGTGATGAAATTCTATAAGATTACCTGTCATACGCTGTCACGATCTCAAGAACAGCTGATCTTGAGGTAA
- the LOC123168094 gene encoding exonuclease V, chloroplastic isoform X1: MRPELEVEIVSDEEMAIIEAALAAAAAARPLLSSAAVRGAATLSCAAFPPAADIEDSAPPPRRSLLSRYRERRALAVTDITATEWCDKQMEFVLEHGKPERTEAMKAGSDRHAQLEQEVIERVDIAVRSAEESWAVKFMNFIVGSNQLLFNGMTRELPVIGVVEGSWMVGIIDELRMPVDGISFHPILVDTKTRFKATIPSEAQKRNGRLQLMCYKYLWDSSISEKFPAENFFSYFDLNPDFLLSDDVKRYISSIGFNAQTFGDVMKFYKITCHTLSRSQEQLILRYELQEDHSLLEEYQFSYDAQWFKGQIQEALSFWLGAREPKYVTEEEGWKCKFCKFAPSCPKIASTSRC, translated from the exons ATGCGCCCTGAGCTCGAGGTGGAGATCGTGAGCGACGAGGAGATGGCCATcatcgaggccgcgctcgccgccgccgccgcagcccggcccctcctctcctccgccgccgtccgCGGCGCCGCCACCCTCTCCTGCGCGGCCTTCCCGCCCGCGGCCGACATCGAggactccgcgccgccgccgcggaggTCGCTGCTGTCCCGGTACAGGGAGCGCCGTGCCCTCGCCGTCACCGACATCACCGCCACG GAGTGGTGTGATAAGCAGATGGAGTTCGTCCTGGAGCACGGCAAGCCGGAGAGGACCGAGGCCATGAAGGCCGGCTCTGACCGCCACGCCCAGCTCGAGCAAGAG GTTATTGAGAGAGTCGATATTGCCGTTAGATCTGCAGAAGAATCGTGGGCagtcaaattcatgaactttatcgTTGGATCAAACCAATTATTGTTCAACGGCATGACACGGGAACTTCCAGT GATTGGGGTTGTTGAAGGTTCATGGATGGTAGGAATTATTGATGAACTCCGAATGCCTGTGGATGGAATTTCTTTTCATCCAATTCTGGTGGATACAAAGACACGTTTCAAAGCAACAATTCCCTCGGAAGCACAAAAAAGAAatggaag GCTTCAGCTGATGTGTTATAAGTACCTATGGGACAGTTCGATTTCTGAGAAATTCCCAGCAGAGAATTTCTTCAGCTATTTTGACTTGAACCCCGACTTCTTGTTATCAGATGATGTCAAGCGGTACATTAGCTCAATTGGTTTCAATGCACAG ACTTTCGGGGATGTGATGAAATTCTATAAGATTACCTGTCATACGCTGTCACGATCTCAAGAACAGCTGATCTTGAG ATATGAACTTCAGGAAGATCATTCCCTCCTAGAAGAATACCAGTTCTCTTATGATGCTCAGTGGTTCAAGGGTCAAATCCAAGAAGCCCTCAGCTTCTGGCTGGGGGCACGGGAACCTAAATATGTGACTGAAGAGGAGGGGTGGAAATGTAAATTCTGCAAATTCGCGCCGAGTTGCCCAAAGATAGCTTCCACCTCAAGGTGTTGA
- the LOC123168094 gene encoding exonuclease V, chloroplastic isoform X2 encodes MRPELEVEIVSDEEMAIIEAALAAAAAARPLLSSAAVRGAATLSCAAFPPAADIEDSAPPPRRSLLSRYRERRALAVTDITATEWCDKQMEFVLEHGKPERTEAMKAGSDRHAQLEQEVIERVDIAVRSAEESWAVKFMNFIVGSNQLLFNGMTRELPVIGVVEGSWMVGIIDELRMPVDGISFHPILVDTKTRFKATIPSEAQKRNGRLQLMCYKYLWDSSISEKFPAENFFSYFDLNPDFLLSDDVKRYISSIGFNAQTFGDVMKFYKITCHTLSRSQEQLILSFLYIVDMNFRKIIPS; translated from the exons ATGCGCCCTGAGCTCGAGGTGGAGATCGTGAGCGACGAGGAGATGGCCATcatcgaggccgcgctcgccgccgccgccgcagcccggcccctcctctcctccgccgccgtccgCGGCGCCGCCACCCTCTCCTGCGCGGCCTTCCCGCCCGCGGCCGACATCGAggactccgcgccgccgccgcggaggTCGCTGCTGTCCCGGTACAGGGAGCGCCGTGCCCTCGCCGTCACCGACATCACCGCCACG GAGTGGTGTGATAAGCAGATGGAGTTCGTCCTGGAGCACGGCAAGCCGGAGAGGACCGAGGCCATGAAGGCCGGCTCTGACCGCCACGCCCAGCTCGAGCAAGAG GTTATTGAGAGAGTCGATATTGCCGTTAGATCTGCAGAAGAATCGTGGGCagtcaaattcatgaactttatcgTTGGATCAAACCAATTATTGTTCAACGGCATGACACGGGAACTTCCAGT GATTGGGGTTGTTGAAGGTTCATGGATGGTAGGAATTATTGATGAACTCCGAATGCCTGTGGATGGAATTTCTTTTCATCCAATTCTGGTGGATACAAAGACACGTTTCAAAGCAACAATTCCCTCGGAAGCACAAAAAAGAAatggaag GCTTCAGCTGATGTGTTATAAGTACCTATGGGACAGTTCGATTTCTGAGAAATTCCCAGCAGAGAATTTCTTCAGCTATTTTGACTTGAACCCCGACTTCTTGTTATCAGATGATGTCAAGCGGTACATTAGCTCAATTGGTTTCAATGCACAG ACTTTCGGGGATGTGATGAAATTCTATAAGATTACCTGTCATACGCTGTCACGATCTCAAGAACAGCTGATCTTGAG TTTCCTGTATATTGTAGATATGAACTTCAGGAAGATCATTCCCTCCTAG